The genomic segment aaatatatagaataattttttaaaaaaattatctaaaaaacaattgagCCTCGTCGCAAAACATCATCTTAATGTCAACggtcaaataaaaaacctactcggtcaaataaaaaacttactTCGTAGAACCCTTCCTGTCTCAAATAAAAAGCCAACCCTAGACATCAACTTCTTGTATTGTCAACTACAAAGCAAAACACAACTTGAACAAAGAATACGAAATGAAGCTAGTCTGGTCACCTGAAACAGCCTCCAAGGCCTACATCGATACTGTCAAATCTGTATGAAAACaaacttttctttattattttacacaGTTTATTGCTATCCATATATTCTGCTTGttcatgatttgattaaaatattcgtgagttataattaatttgtttgcaGTGTGAGGTTCATCAAGAATCCAGTGTCGCTGAGCTTATTTCAGCCATGGCTGCAGGATGGAACGCCAAACTTATACTAGAAACATGGTCACAAGGTGGAATTCTTGCCACGAGTATTGGTCTAGCCATAGCTAGCCGCCACACGGATGGAAGACACGTTTGTATTGTGCCTGATGAACTATCAAGATCGCAATATGAGGAAGCCGTGGGAGAGGCTGGGATATCCCCAGAAATTATTATTGGGGAGGCAGAAGAGGTTATGGAGGGGCTGGTAGGCATAGATTTTATGGTGGTGGATTCACGGCAAAGGGATTTCGCTGGAGTATTGAGGGTGGCAAAGCTGAGCAGCCGGGGTGCAGTTTTGGTGTGCAAGAATGCTAGTTCAAGGAACGAGTCAAGTTTTAGATGGAGAAGTGTTGTTGATGATGGATCGCGACGACTTGTGCGTTCTGTATTTCTTCCTGTAGGGAAGGGTCTGGATATTGCACACGTAGCCACCAGTGGGGGAAGTTCTAGTAATTCAGGCAAGGGTGAAAGCCGATGGATCAAGCATGTCGATAGACAATCAGGGGAGGAGTATGTCATCCGAAAGTGATCTCCCATGGACATGACTTTGATGTTCTTCAGTTTTATGAATAGAAATTTCGCCTTTTCTCGCCTCTTTCCTCTTCTTTAGCAGACAATGACTTGTacagaaaaaactttaaaagagagtgagagagggaaCGAGAATTTAGatggtgtattatttttttaatattgttttgttgtttcttttcacCCTCTTCCTTTATAACCCCACCGCTAAACAGTACAGGGATTTTCTGATGAAAAATATACGGGAACTTCCAGA from the Populus nigra chromosome 1, ddPopNigr1.1, whole genome shotgun sequence genome contains:
- the LOC133697696 gene encoding uncharacterized protein LOC133697696: MKLVWSPETASKAYIDTVKSCEVHQESSVAELISAMAAGWNAKLILETWSQGGILATSIGLAIASRHTDGRHVCIVPDELSRSQYEEAVGEAGISPEIIIGEAEEVMEGLVGIDFMVVDSRQRDFAGVLRVAKLSSRGAVLVCKNASSRNESSFRWRSVVDDGSRRLVRSVFLPVGKGLDIAHVATSGGSSSNSGKGESRWIKHVDRQSGEEYVIRK